AATGTTTATTATTCTTGTTTTTTGGAATGGGAATTTTAAATCAAAGTTTTTCACAATCGTATAAAGGGTATAAAAAATTAAGTTCACATGAAAAGTGCTGGGTGTTTTTTCATCCGTTTAAAGCAAAAAGAGCTTATAGAGTTTCTAAAGAGGTGGAGCGTAGTATAGATTCCATTTTAAATATAGGGGTGATGGGGAATCACCATGTAGGAAATCAATTAGATGCTTTTAAACATGCTTTTTGGATGTGGAGTTTGGCCGAAGAAATTGGTTGGCGTTCTGCTAGAAGTTTGGGAATAGAGCACGAAAAAGGGAATTATGAGTTTTTTAAAGAGCATAAATTAGAAGATGGTGTATTGCCCGATAAAATAAGTTGTGAAATGGATTTACACAACAATAGTGTTGGTTTGGCTTTGTATAAAGAACATAAAAAAGAAAAACTATCTAGGAGTGAACGAATGGAATTGGTGAGAAAGGCGGTTATTGAAGGGAGGATGAAAATGATTTATCAAACCAAGAACCAACAATATATAGATAGTACTGGGCAAATTATTCCTAAAGAAGAACATTACGGACTGTGGGAAAATAGAAAATGTTTGGTTCCATCAAGAGCTGAATATTTAATGGCTGATAATAAATCTAAATACTTAAATTTGTCAGACCAAAAAACAAATAGATGAAAACAGTACATTCAATTTTAGCCGCATTTGTATTAATT
Above is a genomic segment from Wenyingzhuangia fucanilytica containing:
- a CDS encoding DUF6973 domain-containing protein, yielding MKSQTTLKCLLFLFFGMGILNQSFSQSYKGYKKLSSHEKCWVFFHPFKAKRAYRVSKEVERSIDSILNIGVMGNHHVGNQLDAFKHAFWMWSLAEEIGWRSARSLGIEHEKGNYEFFKEHKLEDGVLPDKISCEMDLHNNSVGLALYKEHKKEKLSRSERMELVRKAVIEGRMKMIYQTKNQQYIDSTGQIIPKEEHYGLWENRKCLVPSRAEYLMADNKSKYLNLSDQKTNR